TCGAGGCCGCAAATCCCAAAGTTTGGGGATTGAAATTGCAGGGGGATCAAAAGGTCGGCAAAAGCAAACAGGCCCGGAGAGTTTGTCCGGGCCTGTTGCAGTTTGCGCGTGTTTTATATCGTTGCCTGTCTTTACGTCAGGCCGCTTTCACGGCGTTCAAGAACGTCTCGACTTTCTGGCGCAGGGTTTCGGCCTGTTCGGACAGGTCCCCCGATGCGGCAAGCACCTGTTCGGCCGCCGCACCGGTTGAGGCTGCGGCTTCGTTGACGCCGTGAATGTTTGAGGTTACCTCGGTGGTTCCGTCAGATGCTTCCTGAACATTGCGGTTGATTTCCTGGGTGGCGGCACCCTGTTGTTCAACGGCGCTTGCGATGGTGGCCGAAATTTCGCTGATTTCGGCAATTGTCGTGCTGATGGAACCGATGGCAATCACCGCTTCCTCGGTTTCGGACTGGATCATTGTGATCTGGCTGGTGATTTCGTCCGTCGCCTTTGACGTTGCATTGGCGAGGTTTTTGACCTCTGCGGCGACCACGGCAAACCCTTTTCCGGCCTCGCCCGCGCGGGCGGCCTCGATCGTGGCGTTAAGGGCCAGAAGATTGGTCTGGGCTGCGATATCGCTGATCAGGCCGACAACATCGCCGATTTTCTGGGCTGCTTCGGCAAGGCCGCGGACCTGGGCGTTGGTGCTTTGGGCTTCGGCAACGGCTTTGCTGGCGACCTGTGCGGACTGGCTTACCTGATGGCTGATTTCAGAAATCGAGGCGCTCAGTTCCTCGGAGGCGCTGGCCACCGTCTGTACATTGTTTGATGCCTGTTCGGCCGCGGCGGCGACAACCGTGGACTGGCGGCTGGTTTCCTCGGCAGTTGCGGTCATGGATGTTGCAGTTGCCTGCATTTCGGTCGCGGCAGATGCCACGGTTTTCAGGACTGTCGACACGTCGCTGTCGAAATCGTTGGTCAGTTTTTCGATCAGTCTGGTTCGCGCTGCCTGCTGTTTCTGGGCCTCGGCCTCTTGGGCGGCAAGTTCGTCGGCCTTGATCATGTTTTCCTGAAACACCAGAACGGCTTTGGCCATGTCGCCAATTTCGTCCTCATGATTCTGGCCGGGGATCAGGATGGTTTTATCGCCATCGGCAAGTTTGCGCATTGTCGTCGTGATCGCCACAATCGGGCGGGATATTCCGGCCCCGATGAACCAAGCGGCAACCATACCGACAATAACAGCGACAACGGCAATTATTTCGGTAACCACGATCTCGAACTCGATGTCGTTGATCGTCTGGTCCGCAAGTGCATTCTGTTCCTGCTTGCTGGCAATCCGGATCTCTTCGATTGCCGTTGCAATTCGGGCACCAATCACGTCAAGCTCACTTTCGATGATTTCCTGGCGCTCGGATGCATCATTGCTTGCGCTGAATTTATTCAAAGATGCAAGGAAAGCCTGAAAGTCCTGCTCTGCCTGACGGGCAGCCGCGATTTTGCTTTGACTGTCAAGGATGGCGATAAGCTTCTTGTTCATGTCAAGTGCGGTCGACAGCTTGCCGACGGCTTGCTCTCTTAGCGCGCTTGACGAATTGGTTTGATAGGTCGCAATGCTGATACGCGCATCCTGAATATTGGCAAGCACGTAGGATGACTGGTTCGATATTTCCGCCAGCTCGTGATATTTCGCGAAGTTATTTTCTGCGCGATAAAGGGAGAAGACGGAAATAATCGCCAAGACCCCCAAAAGCACGAGAATGATCCCGAACCCGCCAAATACTTTGTGGGATATCTTGATTTTACCCAAAAACGACATTTTAACTCACCATAGGTTTCGAGGTCCGAATTCATTGCGCACACCCTTTTAGTATAGTATTTACATCCATATGGATAGTGAAACAATACTTTGGTAGGTTTGGTTTATCACTGTGTGATGTTATTCACCTTTGGGTGAGGGCGAAAAAAAACGCGCCGCAAAGAAGGATGCGGCGCGTATGGGATGGCCCAAAGGACAACAGGTTTTTGAGAGATCAGAATTTCATCCTGAACCCGGCACCGAGGGCATGTTCGCGGCGGCTTTTGGAGATCGAGGGCTGATAATCGGCATAGAAGCTCCAGCCGTCGTCATCGGCAAGGGTCATGCCGAGATTGCCGACCAGTGTATCGCGGTCGGTTTCGCTGCCTGCGACCGTGAAGGAGGATGTGCCGGTAAAGGCCAATGTGGTGCTGTTGGCTGTCGGGCCAAGGTGATGGTCCCAGCCAAGCCGGAATTGCGGGATCAGGGTTTTGCCATTGCCGGTTTCAAACATGCCCGCCATCCTTAGCCCAAGGCTTGCGGTGCCGGTCAGGGTGCTGTCAGATGCGCGTGACAGATTGGCCGATCCGGCCCCGGTTTCGGTAAAGCCGTCATGATTGTTCCACAGCATGCCCAGCGCGCCATAGGGCGCAACCCGCCAGTTATGGGCAACGTCAAATCCCCTTGCCAGTTCAAGATTGGCATTGAGCGCGTTGTCGGTGTAATCCGCCGTGGCGGTACGATCAATGCCGCCAAAAACAAGGTTACGGCGGCTGTCATTTGCCGTTCGGGTCCATCCGGCCTGCCCGGAAAGCCGCAAATCATCCCCAAGGTCACGTGTGCCATAAAGCCCGGCCATGAAATTGCGACTATCGAGGGTGGCGTCCCGGCCAGCCTGACGGTTCCTGGCGTCGGCATAACCGAAATAGACCCCCAGAATGGTGGTGTCGGAAAGCTGTGTGTCAAAGCCGCCAACCATGCCGGTCCATTGGTAATCGGTGGTGTCGGCATTGCCATCACCATCGATCCGGCCGGTTGCGCCGATGGCCTGAAGCCAGATGGCGGAGGCGGACTGTGGCGCATTTTCAGTGCCCAGCGACAGCATGTTTGCGTCACTTGCCATCGGACCGGAACGGGCAAAGCCGGTAAGTTCGGCGGGGGACAGGGTGCTGGCGGCGACAAGGGACCCGCTGGTGGTTTGGGCAATGGTGCGGCTGCGGTTCAGATCGGCAAGGCGTGCGCCGATCTGGCCGGTGGCCTGATGGGTGATGCGGGCATTCATGGTGGGGGCAGCGGCAAAGATATCGCCCGAGAGCTGTTGATAGGCGTGCTGTGCCCCGGCATTCGTCAGGCCAAGAATGGCGTTGCTGATGGTGGTGCCGTCCGTGCCCGAAAGGTTGCCAACCTGGCCAGCGACGGCTTTTTGATTGGGGGTTGTGGCAATGTCGGTAAAGCCACTGGCGTTGCGGGTCAGTGTCAGGGAGACATCATTGCCGGTGCCGCCGACGGTGGAACGGGCGGCGTCATAAAAGGCGAGCTGATTGTCAATGGTTGCGAAATCGCCGGTAACCGCATCAACGCCGTCATTTTCGATGATCACGTAACTATAGGTGGTTTGACCGGTGAAATTGTTCCCCGATACGCCTTTGACCCGCAGGGTCGAGCCGGTGATATCGACCGTGCCATTGACAATGACCTTGTCGGAATTTCCGGCATCGTCCACCTCGATCTCGAGGATGGAACCGGCATTGAGGAGATAGGCACCATTGACGGTTTGTGTGCCGATGGAATTGCCCGGCGCATGAATGCCGCCCGATGAAATGGTGGTTGCCCCGACGGTTCCCGTGCCGCCAAGGGTGGCACCGTTCGCGACCGTGACGGCAGAGGCAATTGATCCATTGACCGCAAGGCGGCCCGCAGAAACGGTCGTGGTGCCGGAATAGGTGTTGGCGCCGCTGAGTGTGACGGTGCCGGTGCCGGTTTTGGTCAGCGCGCCGGTCCCGGCCAGAACGGCACTGATGGTGCCTGATTGGGTATCGAAGGTGCCCGATGATGACAATGTGCCGTTTGATACGGTTGCGCCATTGAGTGTGATGGTGCCGGTGCGGGTCTGTGTCGTCGTGCCGAGATCAAGCGTTCCACCGGTCAGGTTAAGTGCGCCTGCGGCATTTCCGAGTGTTCCCGATCCGGACAGGGATAATGTGCCCGCCGAAAGGTTTGTTGCGCCGGAATAGCTGTTGGCGGCACTGAGTGTCAGGGTGCCTGCGCCGTTTTTGGTCAGTGCCCAGCTTCCGGTGCCGCCCGATCCGGCCTGATCGGTGATGGTATTGGCAAGGGTTTGTGTATCGCCGGTATCAGGATTGAAGGTCAGGGTGCCGCTGCCTTGCAGGAAAACACCATCGCCAAAGGCAGAGCCGTCCTCGGCGGTGCCCGCCGCACCGGTTCCGCCGTTTCCGCCGGTGACAGTGTTGTTATTGACGGTCAGGGTTCCGGCGATGGTCAGGGTTGCGCCATCCATCACAAAGATGGCACCCCCGGCACCAAGGCCACCACCCCCGGCCGCCTGAGAGATGGTACCGCTTGAGACACCGTTGCCCGCGCCAAATCCGCCCTGACCGACATTGGCGACGCTGCCAAGGCCGCCACCACCGCCGCCGCCGCCAAAACCGCCATCGCCCCGGAATGCGCCACCCCCGCCGCCAAAACCGCCATTGCCGGCTTTGCCGCCGCCGCCGCCAAAGCCGCCATCGGGGTCGTCGGTGAACGTGCCATCAATGCCGTTGACACCGCCGCCGCCGACCGATTGGTCGCCGGAACCCCCGCCGCCGCCATTGTTGCCGCCCGTACCACCCCCGCCGCCAGAATCGGTGCCATCCCCACCGGCACCTTCGCCCTGGGCGATCCCGTCACCGCCATTGCCACTATTTGATCCACCGGTTGCCCCGCTGCCAAGGCCGCCGCCGCCGCCGTTAGTCGCCACTGACAACCGTGCCGCCATCGACCCCCCATGCCGCCGCCCCCGCCGGTGACCCCACTTGCGGTTTGTGCACCGCCATCACCGCCGGTTGCGGCGTTGTTTTGCGCGACAAGGTTGCTGATGGTGACATTGGCGCCATCCTTGACGAACAGGGCCCCGCCAAGCCCGGCACCGCCGCCTGCGGCCTGGCCGGCATCGCCGCCAGATGCAACCGCATTCTCGATGGTCAGGTCGTTGATTGCCACGGTGCCGGAATACACAAACAGGCCGCGAAAGGCGTTATTGCCACTGAGTGTATTGCCATTCCCGTTCAGCGTGATGTTGCTGTTAAGCGCGTTCAGGTCGCCGCTGGTCAGCGTGATGGTGCCAAGGCCATTTTGGACATCAATGGTGTTGGTGCCGCCCGCAGCATTGGCATCAAAAATCGCCTGACGCAGGGAACCGGCACCGCTATCGGCGGTGTTGGTCACATTGAACGTTGCGGCCTGTGCCGATCCTGCTGGTGCGGTGCATGACAGGATCAGGGGGACAAGGCCGTACCGGGCATGCGCAAAGATACCACGCCAGCAGGAGAATTGACGTGCCCGCCGGGATGGTTGATGCGGATCCATATGACAGCACGCCTTCGGTCATGAGAAATGATGATTTCTCAATCCTTTGGGCGACTTTTGCCAAGGGGACAACCCGCTATCTGGGGCCTTAGGCTTTATTCTGCGCAATCTGGATAAGGGGTTGCGCAAAGTGGATATTTGGCAGGTTTTTAAAAGATAAAAAGACCATCCGCCGGGCCGGATCATTCGGGATCAGTTTGCCGGTCTGGCATCGGCCCGTTGGGAGAGATCATCCATATAGGCCAGAAGATCGGCGATGGTTTCCGGCGTGAAGGTGAATTCCGGCATGGTCAGTTGATCGTGCGACACGGTGATGCCTTCGGCCAAGGCTTCTTCGAGGTTTTCAATCGGCCAGCGCTGGCCGAAGCTTGCGAGCGGTGGGGCGGTGGTGATTTCGGGGTCGGGATAGGGATCACCGGCAAATTCCATATGGCAGCGCAGGCAGGTCTGTTCTGCAATCGATTTGCCGCGCGCGATATCGCCCTGTTCCTCGCCGCGATGGGCCAGCTGGTTGCTGACGATCAGGAAAGTGGCGGCGGCGGCCCCGGTGATCAGGACGACGAGGCTGCTTTTGCGGATTCTGGTTTTCATGGCGGTTTCCCCTTTCTTGCTTGCGCGGAGTATAGCGCCATTTGGTAAAGGAACGTTTTCGAATGTGGCGGGGAAGATTGCGAAAGATATTGATAATCAGTCTTAATATCTGCTAGTGACGTTTCCGGTTTCCGATACGCCATTGTTTGTGCCGGTCCAGAAGGAAGATACGGCTTTGTCCGCGAACCCCAATGCCCTTGTTCTTTTCATGTCGCACCGTCCGGCGCTGGTGAATTATGCCAGCAGCATCACGGGCAATCGCGTGCAGGCCGAGGATCTGGTGCAGGAAGCGTGGTTGCGGTTTGACGCGGCATCGGACGGGCGGCTGATCGAGGATGCGACGGGGTATCTTTACCGGATCGTGCGCAACCTGGCGCTCGATAGCAAACGCAGGCTGGTGCGTGAAAGCCGCCTGACATCGGCGGGGGATTATGACGAAGCCGCCCGGACATCTCCCGATGTTGCCCCGGACCCGGAAACCGTCGCCCTTTACAAGGATGAATATGCGATTGTGATGGCGGCGATGGATGAATTGCCCGAACGCACCCGCATTGCATGCGAGATGCATCGGTTTGGTGGCGCAAAGCTTAAGGAAATTGCCGCCTTCCTTGGCATATCCGTGCCGCTGGCGCACAAGCTGGTGGCGGACGGGATCGAGCATTGCAAGCAGCGGCTGGATCAGGCATGAGCCGGGTTCACAATATTTATAGAAAAAAGTTCCGCAAATGCGTTTAGTAGTTGCAGGGATTTTGGCTTTGGTTTTTTTCGGGGCAGGCCGGTCCGCACCCGCAATTTGCGAGACCGACCGGGGATAGAGACGAGAATGGCAGCGAACACAGATGCGATCCCGCCGCAGGCCTCACGGGAGGCGACCGACTGGCTGATCCTGTTGCAGGAAGAGCCGGACGATCAGGATATTCTGCGTGCATTCGCGGCATGGTGTGATGCCGACCCGGCCCATATGCAGGCATGGAATGCAACCCGCCTGGCAGCCGATGTGATGGCGGCAGGTCTGCCCGAACATGCCGACCGATGGCAGCCATTTGTGCATGAGATGCGGGCGGGCGGTGAAGGATCATCTGTTTCATCATCATCGCGTAAAGACAATATTGTCCGCCCAACGTTCGGACGGCGAAAGATGCTGCTTGGTGGCGGGCTTGCAATTGCCGCATCGCTTTTTGCCGCCGTGGTCGGGCCGGGGATCGTTAGCCGTGCCGTGACCGGCTGGCAGGCCGATTATGTGACCGACACCGCCGAAATGCGGACCATCACCCTTGCCGATGCCAGCACGGTGACGATGGCACCGGAAAGTGCGATCCGGGTGCGGTTTGAGGCGGGGGAGCGCCATATCGCGCTTTTGGGCGGTGAAGCGTTTTTTGACGTGACGCCCGACCCCGAGCGGCCATTCCGGGTATCGTCGGAGGATGTCGATGTCACGGTGCTGGGCACCGGGTTTGATGTGCGGCGCAATGATGCCGGTACGCTGGTTGCGGTCGAACATGGATTGGTGCGGGTCGGATTTGATGCGATTAACCCGCCGGTTCATGAAATGCTTGAAGCCGGACAAAGTGCCAGTGTGACATGGCAGGGGGCGGTGGCGCGTGGCAGCCTTCCGGCCGGGCAGATCGCGAGCTGGCGACAGAACCAGTTGATTGCACAGGATCAGCCGTTGGGCACCGTGATTGACGGGTTGCGGCGTTATTATCCGGGCCGGATCATCATCACCGATGATGCGCTGGCGACCCGGACGGTGACGGGGGTTTATAACCTTGCCGATCCGCTGGCAGCCCTTCGCGGGATTGCGCGGGCGCAAAATGCCGTGGTGCGGCAGGTGACACCGTGGATTTTGCTGGTGTCGGCATCCTGAGAACGGCCTGAAACAGCCCGTTTGACAAAAATCTGAAAAATTTCCCGAAGTTTTTTTGAAAAAAATCCCCTCAGGCGCGTTTTGTGTTTTAAGCGCAAATGAGAAGCGTTTTTATTCTCATTTGCGATCATGGATATGACGCAGAACGGAGATGACGGAATGACCACAGGGGGTAAGGCGGGCATGCGGAGCCGCAGCAGACAGACGGTTTTCGCAGGCGCGCTTTTGGTGACAAGCGCATTGGTGCCGGTATTGATTGCGGCACCGGCGATGGCACAGCAACAGGTGGCGCAAAGCGGGGCGGGGGTCCTTGGCGCGTCACATGCGTTTGATATCCCGGCGCAGTCGATGACCAGTGCGCTGACGCAGTTCGGGCAGCAGTCGGGGCTTCAGATTACGGTGGATGGGGCGCTTGTGCGCGGGATTGATGCGCCTGCGGTCAGCGGCAGCATGACATCGCAGCAGGCGCTGGACCGGCTGTTTGCCGGAAGTGGCCTGAGTTACAATATTTCCGATGACGGCACGGTGGTGGTCGAGCAGATCGTAACCGGTGGGGCGGCCGAAGGCGAGGTTCTTGACCCGATCCGGGTGGAGGGCAATGCAGAGGCGGCCTATGGCCCGATGGGCCCGACACGCGACAGCGTTGTTGCCAGCCGGTCGCGCACCGCATCGAAAACCGATACGCCGATTCTGGATGATTCCGCGGCTGTTTCCGTTGTGACGCAGAAGGAACTGGAAACGCGCAATGTGCAGGATTTACAACAGGCCCTAGCCTATACATCAGGGGTTAATGTTGCAGAATACGGTGCAGATGTTCGATATGATTATTTCCGTATTCGTGGTTTTTATCCGGCAGGTGGGTATGGGAGTTTTACCGATGGTCTGGCGCGGCGCAGCTACAACTGGACCGCAAGTCGTTCTGAACCTTATGGCATGCAACAGATTGATGTCTTGAAAGGTTCGACATCCAGTCTGTTTGGCATGAATGCGCCTGGCGGTTTGGTCAACATGATCAGCAAGCGACCGCAGGACGAAGCTGGTGGCGAGGTTTTCACCACGTTTGGGCAAAGCCACCTGACAGTCGGGGGAGATGTGACAGGGCCGGTTGCGGAAGATAGCAACTGGACCTATCGCCTGACCGGACTTTGGCAGGATGCTGATCGGGCGGGAAGGGATTATTCACAGGATGATCGTACCTATATCGCGCCAGCTTTCACTTATAAGCCGAAAGCCGGAACCGAACTGACGATCCTGACCAGTTACAGCAAACGCGACAGCAATGTCGGACATGCTTTTCCTCCCGGTGTTGATGTCGATCCCGATACGTTCCTTGGCGAGCCGGATTTCGATGAATTCGATACCGAGCAATATGACCTTGGATATCAGATATCGCACCAATTGAGCGACCAGTTGCAGTTCCGTCAGAATGCCCGCTTTACGCATCTGACACTTGATCAGCAACAGGTTTATGTCAGTTCTTCCAATCCGGCGAGTAATCGTTCAGCGTGGTCGCTTGAAGGGGAAACGAACAGTTTTCTAATCGACAACCAGCTTGAATATGACACGGCATTTAACGCCTATCTTGATAGCAAGACGTTGGCTGGTCTTGAATACAGTTATGCTGATACGCAGGAGACGGCCCTGTCTGGCTCGGCGCCGCCGGTTGATTTCAATAATCCGGCCTATTGCGGTGTTGGCTGTATCACGCTCAGCCCGTGGACCGATCACGAGATCAAACAGCGCAGCTATGCCGCCTATGCGCAGGAACAGCTGACGATTGATCGGGACTGGATTGTGACCCTTGGTGGTCGTTACGATTATGTCCAGTCCGATCTTGAGAACTATTTCGGCACGAGCGAGGAGCATGACATGCATGCATTCACCTCACGTGCGGGACTGACCTACAAGGTGACGGAAGAAGTTTCTGTCTATGGAAATTATTCGGAATCCTTCCAGCCGGTGTATAGCAATGCAGCCGGGGTTGAGGGTGACCTTAAGCCACAGGAAGGCACGCAGTATGAAGTAGGCGTCAAATATCAGCCCAGTGAATTTGATGCCCTGTTTACCGTTGCGTTGTTCGACCTGACACAAACCAATCTGGTCAAATCGAATGGGGGTCTGCTGCAGGAGCAGATTGGCGAGGTTAATTCCCGCGGTGTTGAAGTTGAAGGCAAGATGAGCCTTACGGACCGGATGAACGTCACGCTAGCCTATACCTATCTGGATGCGGAAATTACTGAAGATGGAACTTCGGGGAATGAAGGAAACCGCCCCGATCATGTGCCGGAACATGCCGCTTCTTTGTGGATGGACTATACCATTCCTGAGCATGGGATGTTTGGTGATCTCACACTTGGTGGTGGGGTGCGCTATGTCGGTCAGACTTACGGGGATTCCGCCAACCAGTATTCAATGAGTTCCTATGCGGTGGCTGATGCAATGATCAATTATCAGGTAACCGACAGTGTCAGTCTTGCGGTCAATGCGAACAACCTGTTTGACCGGGAATACGTAGCATCGAACAATGGATTTTCGTCATTCTATGGCGATGGCCGCACGGTTCTGGCGACGTTGAAATATAGCTGGTAGGCCAAGGTGCTTTGAAGCATCCGCCGGTTTGCAAAAGACGGTCGTCCCATCGGGGCGGCCGTTTTTGGTTTGCGCATTTTCGCGCCGGGAGGAGGGAGGAGGTGAACTGGTTCACCGATAGCGGATTTGTGATTTGCCTGCCGATGCGGATTGCCGAAAACTTTTCGCATTCCTGCCACCAATCTCATGATTTCCGCCCCGGTTAATACCGAAGGGAGCCTGTGATGAACCGTTTGACGGCCAAAGATTTCTCGCCGCAATTGCTTGAGCTTTATGATTTTTATGCGCACGGGATCATTTCGCGGCGCGAATTTCTTGACCGGGCTGCGAAATATACCGTCGGCGGGGTCACGGCGATGTCGGTTCTGGCGTCGCTTAGCCCGGATTATGCGCTTGCCACACAGGTCGAGTTTACCGATCCCGATATTGTCGCGGAATATATCATGTATCCGTCGCCCAACGGCCATGGCGAGGTGCGCGGCTATTTCGTCAAACCGGCGAACGCGACCGGCAAGCTGCCCGGTGTGGTGGTGGTGCACGAAAATCGCGGGCTTAATCCCTATATCGAGGATGTCGCGCGCCGGGTGGCCAAGGCGGGCTTCATTGCCCTTGCCCCGGATGGTTTGACATCGGTTGGCGGATATCCCGGCAATGATGACAAGGGCCGGGAATTGCAGCGCCAGGTCGACCCGACCAAATTGATGAATGATTTCTTTGCCGCCATCGAATTCCTGACCGCGCATGAGGCGACCACTGGCAAGATCGGTATTACCGGTTTTTGTTATGGCGGGGGTGTTTCGAATGCGGCGGCGGTGGCTTATCCCGAACTGGGGGCGGCGGTGCCGTTCTATGGACGTCAGGCGGACGTGGCCGATGTGCCGCGCATTCAGGCGCCGTTGCTGTTGCATTACGGCGAACTGGACGAGCGGATCAATGAAGGATGGCCTGCTTATGAGGCGGCATTAAAGGAACATAACAAGGTCTATGAGGCCTATATCTATCCCGGCGCCAATCACGGGTTCCATAATGATTCAACACCTCGCTATGACGAGGAACAGGCGAAGCTTGCATGGGATCGCACGATTGCGTGGTTTAATAAACATCTGAGCTAGGCTGCGGTGCAGCCCGCACATTCGCAGCAGCCCGGCGGCCAATATTCCGCCGGGCTGTTTTGTTTTCGATCTGTGCTTGACGGGGACTGCTTTTACGATACATCATAAGTTACGTGATTCGATGTGGTTTGTGATGAAGGAGCATTTCCGATGCAGAACGCGACCGAAAGGGCGGAAAACCCGGTTGAATTCTGGGAAGATCATTACCGGACAAAAAAGACCGATTATTCCGGCAATCCGGGGGAGTTGCTGGTGCGGTATGTGGCCGACCTGACGCCGGGGCGGGTATTGGATATCGGCTGTTCGCACGGGGATGATGCGCTTTGGCTGGCCGGGCGGGGGTGGGATGTGACGGGGGCGGATATTTCGCAAACCGCGATAGAGCGGGCGCAGAAACGCTTGGTGGGGAGTGATTTTTCTGGCCGGGTTCTGTTTGTCGCCTGCGATCTGGAACGCGAAATACCGGACGGGGAATATGACCTTGTCACCGCATCCTATTTTCAGTCACCGGTCGCGCTTGCGCGGGCCGATATTCTTCGGCGTGCAATGGCAAAGCTGGTGCCGGGCGGATATTTCCTGTGTATCGCGCACGCATCGGCCCCGCCGTGGCGGAAGGGAAATGGCGAACATCAGTTCCCGACCCTTCAGGAAGAGCTCGACGGGCTTGATCTTAGACCCGATGAGTGGATTTTGCACAAGGCCGGGTACGCGGTGCGCAACGTTACCGGGCCGGAGGGGGAGAAAGCGGAAGTGAAGGATATCGTGCTGTTTTTACAGCGTGGTTGATTTCTGGCGACATGGAAAGGGCGGGGCCAATTGACCCCGCCCCAGACTGCTGACAAAGTCCTCGCCATTGGCGGGGACTTTTGATTCAATGGGGAATGCTTAAGAAACCCAGCCC
The Thalassospira xiamenensis M-5 = DSM 17429 DNA segment above includes these coding regions:
- a CDS encoding methyl-accepting chemotaxis protein; its protein translation is MSFLGKIKISHKVFGGFGIILVLLGVLAIISVFSLYRAENNFAKYHELAEISNQSSYVLANIQDARISIATYQTNSSSALREQAVGKLSTALDMNKKLIAILDSQSKIAAARQAEQDFQAFLASLNKFSASNDASERQEIIESELDVIGARIATAIEEIRIASKQEQNALADQTINDIEFEIVVTEIIAVVAVIVGMVAAWFIGAGISRPIVAITTTMRKLADGDKTILIPGQNHEDEIGDMAKAVLVFQENMIKADELAAQEAEAQKQQAARTRLIEKLTNDFDSDVSTVLKTVASAATEMQATATSMTATAEETSRQSTVVAAAAEQASNNVQTVASASEELSASISEISHQVSQSAQVASKAVAEAQSTNAQVRGLAEAAQKIGDVVGLISDIAAQTNLLALNATIEAARAGEAGKGFAVVAAEVKNLANATSKATDEITSQITMIQSETEEAVIAIGSISTTIAEISEISATIASAVEQQGAATQEINRNVQEASDGTTEVTSNIHGVNEAAASTGAAAEQVLAASGDLSEQAETLRQKVETFLNAVKAA
- a CDS encoding autotransporter outer membrane beta-barrel domain-containing protein, producing the protein MDGATLTIAGTLTVNNNTVTGGNGGTGAAGTAEDGSAFGDGVFLQGSGTLTFNPDTGDTQTLANTITDQAGSGGTGSWALTKNGAGTLTLSAANSYSGATNLSAGTLSLSGSGTLGNAAGALNLTGGTLDLGTTTQTRTGTITLNGATVSNGTLSSSGTFDTQSGTISAVLAGTGALTKTGTGTVTLSGANTYSGTTTVSAGRLAVNGSIASAVTVANGATLGGTGTVGATTISSGGIHAPGNSIGTQTVNGAYLLNAGSILEIEVDDAGNSDKVIVNGTVDITGSTLRVKGVSGNNFTGQTTYSYVIIENDGVDAVTGDFATIDNQLAFYDAARSTVGGTGNDVSLTLTRNASGFTDIATTPNQKAVAGQVGNLSGTDGTTISNAILGLTNAGAQHAYQQLSGDIFAAAPTMNARITHQATGQIGARLADLNRSRTIAQTTSGSLVAASTLSPAELTGFARSGPMASDANMLSLGTENAPQSASAIWLQAIGATGRIDGDGNADTTDYQWTGMVGGFDTQLSDTTILGVYFGYADARNRQAGRDATLDSRNFMAGLYGTRDLGDDLRLSGQAGWTRTANDSRRNLVFGGIDRTATADYTDNALNANLELARGFDVAHNWRVAPYGALGMLWNNHDGFTETGAGSANLSRASDSTLTGTASLGLRMAGMFETGNGKTLIPQFRLGWDHHLGPTANSTTLAFTGTSSFTVAGSETDRDTLVGNLGMTLADDDGWSFYADYQPSISKSRREHALGAGFRMKF
- a CDS encoding c-type cytochrome yields the protein MKTRIRKSSLVVLITGAAAATFLIVSNQLAHRGEEQGDIARGKSIAEQTCLRCHMEFAGDPYPDPEITTAPPLASFGQRWPIENLEEALAEGITVSHDQLTMPEFTFTPETIADLLAYMDDLSQRADARPAN
- a CDS encoding sigma-70 family RNA polymerase sigma factor, which encodes MSANPNALVLFMSHRPALVNYASSITGNRVQAEDLVQEAWLRFDAASDGRLIEDATGYLYRIVRNLALDSKRRLVRESRLTSAGDYDEAARTSPDVAPDPETVALYKDEYAIVMAAMDELPERTRIACEMHRFGGAKLKEIAAFLGISVPLAHKLVADGIEHCKQRLDQA
- a CDS encoding FecR family protein — translated: MAANTDAIPPQASREATDWLILLQEEPDDQDILRAFAAWCDADPAHMQAWNATRLAADVMAAGLPEHADRWQPFVHEMRAGGEGSSVSSSSRKDNIVRPTFGRRKMLLGGGLAIAASLFAAVVGPGIVSRAVTGWQADYVTDTAEMRTITLADASTVTMAPESAIRVRFEAGERHIALLGGEAFFDVTPDPERPFRVSSEDVDVTVLGTGFDVRRNDAGTLVAVEHGLVRVGFDAINPPVHEMLEAGQSASVTWQGAVARGSLPAGQIASWRQNQLIAQDQPLGTVIDGLRRYYPGRIIITDDALATRTVTGVYNLADPLAALRGIARAQNAVVRQVTPWILLVSAS
- a CDS encoding TonB-dependent siderophore receptor, with amino-acid sequence MTTGGKAGMRSRSRQTVFAGALLVTSALVPVLIAAPAMAQQQVAQSGAGVLGASHAFDIPAQSMTSALTQFGQQSGLQITVDGALVRGIDAPAVSGSMTSQQALDRLFAGSGLSYNISDDGTVVVEQIVTGGAAEGEVLDPIRVEGNAEAAYGPMGPTRDSVVASRSRTASKTDTPILDDSAAVSVVTQKELETRNVQDLQQALAYTSGVNVAEYGADVRYDYFRIRGFYPAGGYGSFTDGLARRSYNWTASRSEPYGMQQIDVLKGSTSSLFGMNAPGGLVNMISKRPQDEAGGEVFTTFGQSHLTVGGDVTGPVAEDSNWTYRLTGLWQDADRAGRDYSQDDRTYIAPAFTYKPKAGTELTILTSYSKRDSNVGHAFPPGVDVDPDTFLGEPDFDEFDTEQYDLGYQISHQLSDQLQFRQNARFTHLTLDQQQVYVSSSNPASNRSAWSLEGETNSFLIDNQLEYDTAFNAYLDSKTLAGLEYSYADTQETALSGSAPPVDFNNPAYCGVGCITLSPWTDHEIKQRSYAAYAQEQLTIDRDWIVTLGGRYDYVQSDLENYFGTSEEHDMHAFTSRAGLTYKVTEEVSVYGNYSESFQPVYSNAAGVEGDLKPQEGTQYEVGVKYQPSEFDALFTVALFDLTQTNLVKSNGGLLQEQIGEVNSRGVEVEGKMSLTDRMNVTLAYTYLDAEITEDGTSGNEGNRPDHVPEHAASLWMDYTIPEHGMFGDLTLGGGVRYVGQTYGDSANQYSMSSYAVADAMINYQVTDSVSLAVNANNLFDREYVASNNGFSSFYGDGRTVLATLKYSW
- the yghX gene encoding YghX family hydrolase, giving the protein MNRLTAKDFSPQLLELYDFYAHGIISRREFLDRAAKYTVGGVTAMSVLASLSPDYALATQVEFTDPDIVAEYIMYPSPNGHGEVRGYFVKPANATGKLPGVVVVHENRGLNPYIEDVARRVAKAGFIALAPDGLTSVGGYPGNDDKGRELQRQVDPTKLMNDFFAAIEFLTAHEATTGKIGITGFCYGGGVSNAAAVAYPELGAAVPFYGRQADVADVPRIQAPLLLHYGELDERINEGWPAYEAALKEHNKVYEAYIYPGANHGFHNDSTPRYDEEQAKLAWDRTIAWFNKHLS